A stretch of the Ostrea edulis chromosome 9, xbOstEdul1.1, whole genome shotgun sequence genome encodes the following:
- the LOC125659661 gene encoding uncharacterized protein LOC125659661: MDPLHSAQDAVRCDLCETAIVQMYCDLCHVNLCIACLGKHVADDYDKHKVVPFHTRKSTLIYPKCSTHQTENCKLQCKECDVFVCLLCAAEDKHKGHTFSILSEIYNKRKADITKDSEEIINIISPTYEEMAIDLETQITNLDREYVKFTTVVTKHGEEWHKEVDNVINKVENEIEEMKIKHLGILKKHLDEIKQIRSLIEQSLITLKKMEESNEVSVTMEYRSENKEFRKLPPKVRVSLPAFSPNMIDSEQLYKSLGSLIPLSFTIDGNGYTLKKTETSPKELMVEPELVTTLNTGYEDLHSLACLNEEEFWTSAESVSDMKCFNVQGAVINTTKTKSGEYPYDIAVTSDGDLVYSDWAKNTVNKVKSGQTEEVIRLQGWKPSQLCVTSCGDLLVAMFSDDATQSKVVRYSGSTEKQTIQYDDEGKPLYSGNSFTKHISENRNLDICVADFVAGAVVVVNQAGKLRFRYTDHPSNNTENEPFQPWGITTDSQSHILIADIDKRCIQILDQNGQFLRYIDNCDLKDPSVLCMDKSDNLFVAEYCSGNVKKIKYVQ; the protein is encoded by the coding sequence ATGGACCCCCTCCACAGTGCCCAAGATGCTGTCCGATGTGACCTTTGTGAGACAGCTATAGTCCAGATGTACTGTGATTTATGCCATGTCAACCTGTGCATTGCCTGTTTAGGCAAACATGTTGCTGATGACTATGACAAACACAAAGTGGTCCCATTCCATACTCGAAAATCAACATTAATCTATCCCAAGTGTAGTACACATCaaactgaaaattgtaaattgcaatGTAAGGAATGTGACGTGTTTgtctgtttattgtgtgctgctgaAGATAAACACAAGGGTCATACATTTTCAATTCTTTCTGAAATCTACAACAAAAGAAAAGCAGACATTACTAAAGATTCAGAGGAGATAATAAACATAATTTCTCCAACATATGAAGAAATGGCCATTGATTTAGAAACTCAAATAACCAACTTGGATAGGGaatatgtgaaattcacaacaGTAGTTACAAAACATGGAGAGGAATGGCACAAGGAAGTTGACAATGTCATCAACAAAGTGGAAAATGAAATAGAAGAGATGAAAATCAAACACCTGGGAATTCTAAAGAAACATTTGGATGAAATTAAGCAGATACGGTCCCTTATTGAGCAATCACTGATTACTCTGAAGAAAATGGAGGAATCCAATGAAGTGTCTGTGACCATGGAATACAGATCCGAAAACAAAGAATTCAGAAAACTTCCTCCCAAAGTCCGAGTCTCACTGCCTGCATTTAGTCCAAACATGATAGACAGTGAACAGCTTTACAAGTCACTGGGATCTTTGATACCATTATCATTTACGATAGATGGAAATGGCTACACACTGAAGAAAACAGAAACCTCACCCAAAGAACTGATGGTTGAACCAGAGCTTGTCACTACATTAAATACTGGGTACGAAGACCTCCACAGTCTTGCCTGTCTGAATGAAGAAGAATTCTGGACAAGTGCAGAATCTGTCAGTGATATGAAATGCTTTAATGTTCAAGGTGCAGTTATCAATACAACCAAAACAAAATCAGGGGAATATCCATATGATATAGCAGTGACAAGTGATGGGGATCTAGTGTACTCTGACTGGGCAAAAAATACTGTGAATAAAGTGAAGAGTGGACAGACAGAGGAGGTGATCAGACTACAGGGCTGGAAACCCAGCCAACTCTGTGTCACCTCATGTGGTGATCTCCTGGTTGCCATGTTCAGTGATGATGCAACACAATCCAAAGTTGTCCGTTACTCAGgttccacagagaaacaaacaatCCAGTATGATGATGAGGGTAAGCCTCTATATTCAGGAAATTCTTTTACTAAACACAtcagtgagaacaggaacctggatatctgtgtggctgactttGTAGCTGgggcagtagtggtggtcaaccAGGCTGGAAAACttcgatttagatacactgatCATCCCTCTAATAATACCGAAAACGAACCATTCCAACCCTGGGGAATAACAACAGACAGTCAGAGTCATATCCTGATAGCAGACATTGATAAACGCTGTATCCAAATCTTGGACCAGAATGGACAGTTCCTCCGCTATATAGATAACTGTGATCTGAAGGACCCATCTGTTTTATGTATGGACAAAAGTGACAACTTGTTTGTTGCTGAGTATTGTAGTGGAAAtgtgaagaaaatcaaatatgTGCAATGA